In Verrucomicrobiales bacterium, the sequence TTTTCGCCGAGGCGCCCGAAGTTGTCCACGGTTCCGACGAGGCCTCGGCCGAAGAGATGATGCCACAGCCGATTGACCATCACCCGGGCCGTCAGCGGATTGCTTGCGTTCGCGACCTCATCGGCCAACTCCAACCTTCCGCTCAACTTTGTGGGAAACGCCCGGTCGTTGAACATCTCCAGAAAACGGCGGGGTACCGGTTTGCTGGGTTGAGTGAGCGAGCCGCGGACGAACAACGGCTGGTCGAACGCCTCGGTTTCGTGCACGCCGGGCGCGCGGCGCGGAACCGGAATTGCCTCCTCGAGAGCTCGGTACGAGGACACCGCGACATCCAACCGGGGGAGCCGCGCCCGTGTGGCCGGCAGCAAGTCGCGTCGGACGAAGTAGTCCAGGAACGTCAGAGCTTCGTCGGTGAGGTGGCCGTCCTGCCATTCTGAAACCGCCTGATCCAGAGCCTGGCTATAGAGATCCGCGAGGTCCTCCGCGGATGTCGGCATCCTTTGTGAGAGAAGGAAAGCGGCAGGTATCAGGAGTTCTTGGGGTGGCTGGTCAATGTCGTGGAACATCACCTCTGCGGCTCCGAAAAAAGCGCGTCCGCTGTCGGCGGAGTCCGAGATTGGAGAATCGTCGGCTGTGACGAACTCGAGATAAGCATGAGCCCCTTTGCGGTAGGCAGTGTCCAATCGGATCCACTTCATTTCGTCCGACCCCAAGCCAGACGCTGGATAAATACCCCCGCCGCCAATCGGATAGTTCTCGACCACCAGACGCACTCTGCTGCGCTCACCCAGCCCCCGGATGCTCAGGTTGTCCTTAGTTACTTGAAATCGTGGTGAAGTGAATACCCCGTGCTGCTTGCGGGTGAGAGTGTGGGTGAACACACCGGCTGGATAAAGTCCGCGCAATACCCGGTCTCCCTTGACCTCCATAGAAAACTCCCCGGTAGATACCGCGGTGGCTGCATCCTGTCCCGCCATGAACCAACGGCCAGCTTCCTCACCTCGCAGGTCCCAGCCGTGGGTGAAATTAGTCCGATTGAATTCGCGACGGTTGGCCAGTTCGCGCTTCCAGTCGATCGCCAGCTGGTTCCAACCGTCGCGGAACGCGGTATCCCTCAGCTGCGACAATTTCACCCACGGATGAAGCGGGTTGGACGTGTTTTTAGCGGCGTCCGCCAACGCCGTTGTCCACGCTTCCGCTGTTCTGGAAGTATCGTTGATCTTGGTCTGAGCGGCCTGAAGCTCCTTTAGTTTCCGGTTCAATCGGTCCCAGGTTTCCCGCTCGGTGGGGGTGAGAGCCCTTGCCAACGTCGCCGCGTCGATGGCCGTAACCCCGGCTCGGAAGGAAGCAGAGAGTTCAGCTGGGCTGAGCGCGCGCGCATAAAGGCGGGCTTCCTCGATCTCCCCGGCGAGGGAGGTTACACCTTTGGCCAGATGTCGTTTGCCGAGCAAAACCCGAGCCTCGTTGGCAGTGAACGTCTGCAATTCGCCCTGTTGGTAGCTCGCACCATAAGGACTTCCATTGCGATAGAGAGTGATGGAGTTGTCGGCACCGTACACCGCCGCGAGATGGATCAGTTCGTCTGGATTTGAGGTTTCGCCGGGGCCGCCGAGATCGCGTGTGCGACGGAAAAAATCACTTCCGGCGATCCAATGTCCAGTTTTTCGCTCACCGAACACGATGGAGTCAAAGGTCTCACTATCGGGTGTCTGCACGGTTAAGGCGCCACCTCCCTGTTGGTTCAGGTCAGACAGGGTGAGCCACACTTCCAAGGTCTTTTCCTTCAGCGTGAGCGGTAGCGGTTCTGTCACCACCCAGGCGTTCGTCCCATTGAGGATGAGTCGGCCGTTGCGAACCCGTGCGCCTCCTTCGGGCCTTCCATGCATCGTGCCGAGGGTGTCACGCAAATGCCCCTCAAAATCCCACCGTGCAACTGGGGTTGGGAGTGGTGCGGCCAGTTCGCTCTTCCGATGGCCGGCCAGTTCTGCGCGGGCCCGAGATTCGACCTGAGCAAGGGCCTGGAGCGTCTGGCGGACTCCCTGCTCCAGGCGATCTTCGTCTCTTTTGAGTGCCGCTTGTTGCCGGAGTTCCTTGCCCACGTCTGCCGCGGCCGACCTCCACGCGTCGGCTAGACCGCTGCGAATCTCACGCTTCAAGATCGTCAGCTCGGTGCGGTTCGTTTTCAGCGAGGCTGGAGTATCTACCACGACCTGTCCTGGACGACTGCTGGCGAACACGCCGTAGAGGGCATAAAAATCCTGTTGGCTGATCGGGTCGAACTTGTGGTCGTGGCAGCGCGCACAGGAGACGGTGAGTCCGAGGAACGCTTTGGAGAAGACATCAATCTGATTGTCCACCACCTTGACCTGATCATCCAGGGCATCGACCGGCACATAGCCCAGTTCGACCATGCGCAAATGTGCCGTTCCGAGCTTAGACTCATTCAAACCTTCCGCCAGATTGAGGCGGGGGGAGGGTAGAAGATCACCCGCGATCTGCTCCTTTACGAATTGATCATAGGCAACGTCCTCGTTGAACGCACGAATCAGGTAGTCCCGATAACGCCAGGCCATTGGCAGCTCCGGATCCCCCTGGCTGCCGTGCGACTCGCAGTAACGAACCAGATCCATCCAGTGCCGAGCCCAGCGCTCGCCAAAGCGAGGAGAGGCGAGCAAGGCGTCTATCCGCCTCTCGTAGGCATGGGGCGATGTGTCCCGTTGGAACGCGT encodes:
- a CDS encoding DUF1553 domain-containing protein, yielding MIISYQTTAWATLGLLCFGLLTAFPSEWQTTRKSREEWWSFKPLKKPALPAVKNAARTEHPVDRFLAAKMEDRDLAPAPIASRESLLRRATFALTGLPPTPEEIDAFQRDTSPHAYERRIDALLASPRFGERWARHWMDLVRYCESHGSQGDPELPMAWRYRDYLIRAFNEDVAYDQFVKEQIAGDLLPSPRLNLAEGLNESKLGTAHLRMVELGYVPVDALDDQVKVVDNQIDVFSKAFLGLTVSCARCHDHKFDPISQQDFYALYGVFASSRPGQVVVDTPASLKTNRTELTILKREIRSGLADAWRSAAADVGKELRQQAALKRDEDRLEQGVRQTLQALAQVESRARAELAGHRKSELAAPLPTPVARWDFEGHLRDTLGTMHGRPEGGARVRNGRLILNGTNAWVVTEPLPLTLKEKTLEVWLTLSDLNQQGGGALTVQTPDSETFDSIVFGERKTGHWIAGSDFFRRTRDLGGPGETSNPDELIHLAAVYGADNSITLYRNGSPYGASYQQGELQTFTANEARVLLGKRHLAKGVTSLAGEIEEARLYARALSPAELSASFRAGVTAIDAATLARALTPTERETWDRLNRKLKELQAAQTKINDTSRTAEAWTTALADAAKNTSNPLHPWVKLSQLRDTAFRDGWNQLAIDWKRELANRREFNRTNFTHGWDLRGEEAGRWFMAGQDAATAVSTGEFSMEVKGDRVLRGLYPAGVFTHTLTRKQHGVFTSPRFQVTKDNLSIRGLGERSRVRLVVENYPIGGGGIYPASGLGSDEMKWIRLDTAYRKGAHAYLEFVTADDSPISDSADSGRAFFGAAEVMFHDIDQPPQELLIPAAFLLSQRMPTSAEDLADLYSQALDQAVSEWQDGHLTDEALTFLDYFVRRDLLPATRARLPRLDVAVSSYRALEEAIPVPRRAPGVHETEAFDQPLFVRGSLTQPSKPVPRRFLEMFNDRAFPTKLSGRLELADEVANASNPLTARVMVNRLWHHLFGRGLVGTVDNFGRLGEKPTHPELLDYLACYFIEHGWSVKQTIRFLMTSHAFQQSAIPSANAQRLDPGNELLSHAHVRRLEAEAVRDAVLAVSGQLDLKMYGPGVNVYFVGKTEGGGPKGPLDGDRRRSLYQRIRRNASNPFLEAFDAPKPMSTRGKRDATNVPAQSLTLLNDPFIIDQASKWAKALVTDGQHRDERVRRMFLKAFGRCATAEDVEAARGYLEELATEHKIISAELEKNEGVWKDFAQSLFCLKEFIYVD